The following are encoded together in the Panthera leo isolate Ple1 chromosome B4, P.leo_Ple1_pat1.1, whole genome shotgun sequence genome:
- the LOC122224577 gene encoding keratin, type II cuticular Hb1-like, translating into MEAAGGPARFDSRLDEARGPTSKLVNALAARSRRPGGPRYKAQRGPRAPATRRRRHRRTMSCLSNGLAAPCGVRAFSCASACGPRPGRCCITAAPYRGVSCYRGLTGGFGSHSVCGGFRAGSCGRTFGYRSGGVCGPSPPCITSVSVNESLLTPLNLEIDPNAQCVKHEEKEQIKCLNSRFAAFIDKVRFLEQQNKLLETKWQFYQNRKCCESNLEPLFEGYIETLRREAECVEADSGRLASELNHVQEVLEGYKKKYEEEVALRATAENEFVALKKDVDCAYLRKSDLEANAEALTEEINFLRRLYEEEIRVLHAHISDTSVIVKMDNSRDLNMDCIVAEIKAQYDDIASRSRAEAESWYRSKCEEMKATVIRHGETLRRTKEEINELNRMIQRLTAEVENAKCQNTKLETAVTQAEQQGEAALSDARCKLAELEAALQKAKQDMACLVKEYQEVMNSKLGLDIEIATYRRLLEGEEQRLCEGVGAINVCVSSSRGGVVCGDLCVSGSRPVTGSACSAPCSGNLAVSTGMCAPCGQKCSGSSLVRFA; encoded by the exons gccaccgccgcacCATGTCCTGCCTCTCCAACGGCCTCGCCGCCCCCTGCGGGGTCCGCGCCTTCAGCTGCGCCTCGGCCTGCGGGCCCCGGCCCGGCCGCTGCTGCATCACCGCCGCCCCCTACCGCGGCGTCTCCTGCTACCGCGGCCTCACCGGCGGCTTCGGAAGCCACAGCGTCTGCGGCGGCTTCCGCGCCGGCTCCTGCGGCCGCACCTTCGGCTACCGCTCCGGCGGCGTGTGCGGTCCCAGCCCGCCCTGCATCACCAGCGTGTCCGTCAACGAGAGCCTCCTCACGCCCCTCAACCTGGAGATCGACCCCAATGCGCAGTGCGTGAAGCACGAGGAGAAGGAGCAGATCAAGTGTCTCAACAGCAGGTTCGCTGCCTTCATCGACAAG GTGCGCTTCCTGGAGCAGCAGAACAAGCTTCTGGAGACCAAGTGGCAGTTCTACCAGAACCGCAAGTGCTGCGAGAGCAACCTGGAGCCCCTGTTCGAGGGCTACATCGAGACGCTGAGGCGGGAGGCCGAGTGCGTGGAGGCCGACAGCGGGAGGCTGGCCTCGGAGCTCAACCATGTGCAGGAGGTGCTGGAGGGCTACAAGAAGAA GTATGAAGAGGAGGTGGCACTAAGGGCCACCGCCGAGAATGAATTTGTGGCCCTGAAGAAG GACGTGGACTGTGCCTACCTCCGCAAGTCAGACCTGGAGGCCAACGCAGAGGCCCTGACTGAGGAGATCAACTTCCTGCGGCGCCTGTATGAGGAG GAGATCCGCGTTCTCCACGCCCACATCTCAGACACCTCGGTCATCGTCAAGATGGACAACAGCCGGGACCTGAACATGGACTGCATTGTGGCCGAGATCAAGGCTCAGTACGACGACATCGCCAGCCGCAGCCGGGCTGAGGCCGAGTCCTGGTACCGCAGCAAG tgcgaGGAGATGAAGGCCACGGTGATCCGGCACGGGGAGACCCTGCGCCGCACCAAGGAGGAGATCAACGAGCTGAACCGCATGATCCAGAGGCTGACCGCCGAGGTCGAGAATGCCAAGTGTCAG AACACCAAGCTGGAGACTGCGGTGACCCAGGCTGAGCAGCAGGGCGAGGCGGCCCTGAGCGACGCCCGCTGCAAGCTGGCCGAGCTGGAGGCCGCCCTGCAGAAGGCCAAGCAGGACATGGCCTGCCTGGTCAAGGAGTACCAGGAGGTGATGAACTCCAAGCTGGGCCTGGACATCGAGATCGCCACCTACAGGCGGCTGCTGGAGGGCGAGGAGCAGAG GTTGTGTGAAGGCGTTGGTGCTATAAATGTCT GCGTCAGCAGCTCCCGGGGCGGGGTCGTCTGCGGGGACCTCTGCGTGTCCGGCTCGCGGCCAGTGACCGGCAGCGCGTGCAGCGCCCCCTGCAGCGGGAACCTGGCGGTGAGCACCGGAATGTGCGCGCCCTGCGGCCAGAAGTGCAGCGGCAGCTCCTTGGTGCGGTTCGCGTAG